The genomic window caacgcaactcgtcgcatttccaagttaaaatgtatttaacttcattgcgatattgcaatgcagtggtagtatgaacggacctttacacaAGCATGATATCATGGACACTGCACTAAGATTGGAACCTTCAACTATGTCTTCATGAGCACATAATTTCACTATCTAACATGTCTCTCATTCATTTCTTTAAATCATACTTTTTAAAGACAAAAGTAATCAAATTTCACTCTATGCAATTAGCTTAATATTTTCCTTACCACCAGTAGGAATTTGTGTTGCAGGGAAGGATGCTAACTTAGTCCAGTCACCAAAGCTAGTCACTTCACCATCAGATGTGTCTAtttattaaagaaaacaaaatattgatAAAGATTAAAATAGAGATATTTTTATAAAGAATGTATTTGAGCATTTCAAAGACTCAGGGCAACGCTTCCTCATCTccaactttggcaaaaattagaTATTGGTACCAACATTTTCAGAAAATTATGTACTGTCCAGTGACAACAAAGAAAGACACATCAATTTCTAACCCCACTATAGCCACAGACCAGTGAAACATAGCCGTATATCCATGGAGGCTGCTAGGGTGGGCAATCAAGTTTTACAGTGCACACATGTGTGACCCTCCTAACATATATCTATTGATGCAAATTTGTGGGAAGCATGTCGTTTTATTTTACTCACCCTCTATAGAGACAAGATAATATGTGGTCTTCTCATCTGTGTCTTTGACAAGCACAAGTAAGACAAATGTCCCTTTTTGAGTGCTTTTGTGTACTCCATATATTCCACCTGTCAATATGCTGCATGAAGATcctattttttaaaatataattaaCTCAAATGTAACTAAAAATTATACAAAACTTTACAAGTAGGCAATTTTGAAGGTAAAAATAGTCAACTTATGTTTGATTCAGTCTGGTTCAAGTCCATTTTTTAGATCTTTTACCAACTTCGactttatcaaattttaaaaacattttcatggtcTTTATATCACCAAACGTGTTTTTAAATGTTAGGttaaatattataaaaacattttgaccaaaacatgtttatcgagttttaaaaacattttatgtttgcAGGGATGTTAGTTGCACCCACCTGGTTGTGTAATGGCTTCACACAATGTGTCTTGGTTTCCGTCCAATACTTCTTTCAATACCAATGGTTTTCCTATAACATGGCAAAGAATGAAAACAAATGTGACAGCatcataaaatgtgatttttcccAATATTGAAATAATCTTTAAACAGTATTAccatgttttaagggggtactacacccctcgttaaatttgtgtctattttgcattttttcaaaaactaataacacagtggtaacaaaagttatgtatattataggggcaaggaatccaattactacactggaatttcagtgacccaagacaagcgttcgttatttatgatacgaaatgaggtaccgctagaatgtaccttatttcctatcatatatactgaaccgcttgtcttgagtcactgaaatttcagtgtagtaattgctttccttgccccaataatatacataacttttgttaccagtgtgttatcattttatgagaaaatgcaaaatagtcacaaatttaccacaggggtgtagtatccctaAACAAATTAGCTCATCATACTAAGTGCAACAACAAAAGTAGCAGATGCTTCCTCCTTTATGTTTCCACTTTAGTATTACAATTGTGTCAGGACTTAATTTGGTTCTTTCATTCACTACACCATGTCAAATATATTGTGACTCAGATATTCCTGATTTAGGGAAGGACACCCTTACTGAGGCCGATCCAGGGGTACTAGACcctcatcaaaataaaaaataatgtaaaattagcTTATTTCTGGGTGCTGACAGCTAATGACAGCCTCTCAGACCCAGGTAATATTAGATTTTTTTTAGTTCTGGATATGCTCCTATCTTACCTGTTTGAATTGTGGCTGTCAAAACCACCTCTTTATCAGCCCGACTCTCTATTGCTAATATAACAACATGCTCAGTATAGGTGTGAGTTGTAAGTACAACCTCTTGAATGCAGTAACCTGGAAGGACTGGTGTAAGAGTGCTATAAATTGGTGATGAGGCACCACTGGTATCTTTGAGAAAGCCATAGAAACCAAAGATTTCAAAGAGACCTGCAGATGTGCTGAAGATGATGCGATCAGGAAGAGAGATTACCCGCCTGATGTGCTGTGTGGTCACTGTGGTGTCCGAGTTTTGGCAGGTAATCGTTGTAGCAGGTATGGTCATCTGAAAAGAAACATAAGTAAACATTTTGATAAGCAATGATATCAGCTACTCTGAATGTCTGGTAGGTACTTACAATACAACTAATATTTTGCTGTTTTGCAGATTGAATAGTCATGTAATCAATAATCATCTAAAAGAAGTTTGAAAGTAAACCCCCAACTCAACACCTATAGTTTCATCACCTGGTGACCAGGTTTGAGGTTAACGTGAGGCTGCATTATAGCACCTAAATTTGCTTTGTTCTAGTGCATCTTTGAAGTGTGCAGGACTTTAATAGGAGCGTATCCAGGactaaaaaaaatctaaaattctaaaaatgatGAGGGTCACTAGgaaatttccccttttcaaattaTTATATTACCAGATACCACTTCCCAGCTCCATCACCATTATCTGTTCATAGTTTTTCCAGCCCCGGGTTTTAATCATTTGGTGGCACTGGGCAGCGGCATGACTTTAAATGACATGATTGAGGGGTAACAAGTGTCCGAACTCTGTAGGGGTGAACAGGACCTTCACCTTAGACACTTGCATGTATTAACTGTCACATGAGGGCAGTGTCTATTTAACGGATGTATGTCGCAATTGGCCcagcaaaaattgtttttggcgAACACAAATTTGCAACGTTGTATAAATGGGCCAATTTGGGGGGAAATGCTTCATTTGGCACACCCAATTTTCAGAGAGGGTAAACACTGATGAGGTGGGGCTCAAAGGGAGCTTGGGTCCTGACTGAGGGGGAGGGGGGCTCAAACTCCCCCAGTCTCTTTCTCTCTGTTATATTTGACTACTTGTGCTAATATAGTCAGTGCTATGTTGTGTTTGGTTGAATAGAGTTCTGTTGCCTCTGTCTGAAATAGACTTCTTATTCTAGTACATACCTGGATAATTTCAAACTCCTCAAATTCTTTAGCAGTTACAATGACTTTGTTAGTTTGCCCAATTCCTCCAATAACAAGTGTGGGAGTAGCAGAAGGAATACATATAATCCTGTGTGGTTTGTCATTCAGCAAGGTAGATGTATTCAAGTCTGCTACATCTAGACGGGTTCCTAATATGCTGCCAAATTTAGTACCGCTTTCCTTTGGTATTGCTGTTTTGTATCCATCAGCATTTAGGAGATGTCTAGATGGGAGggaaaaatacaatatacaataccTAGAAAATGGCCAATTTCAGCAAAGTTAACTGTTTCTCCTTTAAACAGTGAGATGTGGTACATTATAAGACATTATCAATTTCTTTTGTGTCTCAGAAACCATATGATTAATggacattttcagcattttgttCTATGTTTAAAGATATCCaaggcaaaaataaatcaatatgataaaTACTTTTGAAGTTCACAATTTATACTTTTCATTTATTATAGAAGTATAACTAAAAGGCAATTTGTTAAAATTAGATAACTTCAGACCCTCCTTATCAAATACTCTTGGAGTAATCTGTTTATATGGTGTACTTGCCCTAGAGAGAGTCAGTCCCAGGAAGTAGCAATCTCTCTGGTTCAATGGTGCACTTGCCCACGAGATATTCTGACAGCTTCTGGCCCAGGAAGTCCCACTCTCCCTGGTTTAGTGGTGTACTTGCCAAAGAGAGAGTCTGGCCCGGAAATTCACCCTCTCTCTGTTTCAATGGTGTACCTTCCCAAAAGAGAGTCAGGCCTAGGAAGTCCCACTCTCCCTGGTTTCAATGGTGTTCTGCATGCCCAGGAGAGAGTCAGACCCAGAAATTCCCACTCTCTCTGTTTCAATGGTGTACCTTCCCAAGAGAGAGTCAGGCCCAGTAATTCCCACTCTCTCTGTTTCAATGGTGTACCTGCCCAAGAGAGAGTCAGGCCCAGGAAGTCCCACTCTCTCTGTTTCAATGGTGTACCTTCCCAAGAGAGAGTCACGCCCAGGAATTCCCACTCTGACTGGTTCAATGGTGTTCCTGCCCATACATACTGTGTCATATTGAGTCCCGGTATTGAGTACCCTTAGAGATGGTCAGGTCCAGGAACTCTCACTTTCCCTTGTTCAATTATGTACATACATGTGTGATATTAGTTTTACCATACCTGGTTGGCAAGACAAGTCGATTTACAGATCCACTATCCACATTCACCTGCATCATTACTGAACACTCATCCATAACTAATGGTATCACCCACGACGGACGACACAATGAGATCCCATCGCATGCCTCCTGACTGTGTTGGTCTTTGTTTAGATCAACCAATGCTCCTATCATGGTATACTTGGTCTTGCCTCCATTGTGGCATCCATCAATGTGTAGAGGTCTATGGGTGATTGTTACTTGTGGATGTGCTCCCATGGCAACCAGTGTGCGAGCCATCTGAGATGATATTTTGTCTTTGCAGAGAATATTCAGGTGGATGAAGTAAGGGTAAGAATAGTATGTGGTCTGGAAATACAAAAAGTCAAACTGTAACAATATAAACTATCAACAAACAAGGATTCTGTGAGAGAGCACATATTTTATCCAGGGAAAGAaaactgtattattttgttttatttcttctttaacctgggacactcaatcagttggaaaaaaaaacccaattaatcatctgttcttctttGAGGCCCAGGAAAACAACCAACACTTTGATCATTGGTGTCAATCCTGGGGAATGGGGGCACCCCAACTCTTTAGCAAAATGAACCACGTTTTTGTCTTTTCACCCTCTTTTTGGCCATTCAGGCTAACTGCTCCCCacacttttcaaaaatgtttcatgCTGctgaccacagaccctagaagtgGTTTATGTGCTGCCTTGATAGAAGACTAGACTGATCTGAAGGCAATCTTTATTTTGTGTATCAGATTCTCTAAATTGAGATATTTTCCAACTTTTAGGGAACTTTTAAGATTGGGAATCTTTCAACTGTTTCTGTTTTGTGAGACTGGGGTTGGTTGCAGCAGATTACAAACATTTGTTTTGGTCTCTTATTGCCTTaaattagtttttaattttagaaaacaaAATCACCAAGTTAACAAAAGTTGAATTAACAATTACCAAAACAAAATCACCAAGTTAACAAAAGTTGAATTAACAATTACCAAAACAACAAACTGTCTCACCTGTTTTTCTGGTGACAGATTATTCAATTGCAATCTTTCCAGTGTTTTCTGAAGTGACACAAGGTTTCTGTCATTCTGTAAAGGAACTTCAGTCAAATCAATACTGCTACTGGATATAACTGAGACCTTCCATATACATGGATCAAAGTGATTGTTGGCTGCTGATGACACCATTATACTGTTTATGACTGTTGCCAGTACATAAAACTTTGT from Amphiura filiformis chromosome 5, Afil_fr2py, whole genome shotgun sequence includes these protein-coding regions:
- the LOC140152058 gene encoding cation channel sperm-associated protein subunit gamma 1-like, with translation MVSSAANNHFDPCIWKVSVISSSSIDLTEVPLQNDRNLVSLQKTLERLQLNNLSPEKQTTYYSYPYFIHLNILCKDKISSQMARTLVAMGAHPQVTITHRPLHIDGCHNGGKTKYTMIGALVDLNKDQHSQEACDGISLCRPSWVIPLVMDECSVMMQVNVDSGSVNRLVLPTRHLLNADGYKTAIPKESGTKFGSILGTRLDVADLNTSTLLNDKPHRIICIPSATPTLVIGGIGQTNKVIVTAKEFEEFEIIQMTIPATTITCQNSDTTVTTQHIRRVISLPDRIIFSTSAGLFEIFGFYGFLKDTSGASSPIYSTLTPVLPGYCIQEVVLTTHTYTEHVVILAIESRADKEVVLTATIQTGKPLVLKEVLDGNQDTLCEAITQPGSSCSILTGGIYGVHKSTQKGTFVLLVLVKDTDEKTTYYLVSIEDTSDGEVTSFGDWTKLASFPATQIPTGDLGHPIQLAPLEETMSLTDANLNITGLTFIGLVSQHLFMWGNYLLYSSDGGVSIFLLTQYTSSSQILSLSVSHTNAFAFINDFQEAAAE